DNA from Candidatus Nitrospira nitrificans:
CAAGAGCACAGACGGCCAAGCCACCACCGATAAGCATGTTCGTCGCTTGCTGAGTCCAATTGACCATATCTGAATTCCTCCAGGATGTGACTCTCATCGAGAGTGCTAATGAGAACGAGCATCTCCACACAGTGAACGCTTCATATTACACCACTCTTTCAACAGGCTTCAAAGAGGAAAAGTCCCTTTACGAGCAAAGTCCGTCATGAGAGAGATCTAATCAAAGACCTTCTCATCGCCCCAAAAACATCCATTCAACTCATACCGTCCTACCAGCCGGACAGTTGCCTTTCATCTGATGTTTCCAGTACGGTGGCGGGCGGCCGCAGCGAAATGATCACCATAGGCCATGCGGTGATTTCAACAAAACGACTCCATCATACCAGGCATGTCAGGCTTGTCACGGGGGCGGGGATCGCCTGCCTGTTGCTCCTCGCCGCTTGTGTCAAACCTCTGGAATTGCCTCCACTGGGGGACCCGTTGCCCGCCAGCGCCAAGCTGGACATTGCCCCATCGATCAAAGACTTGACGATTCGTTATAGCGATTCCTGCGGACAGCTTCAGGAAATTCCGCTGGGCGATCGACTCCAGGAGGCCGTCCGGGAGGGCATTCGGCGAACGTTCACTACGACGGTAGACGACGGCACCGACGACACCACCACACCAGACTATAGCATCCATGTTGATCTCGTCGATTCATCGTTCGACCTCAACAAGGAGGCCCTGTACGACCGAGCCCCGGCGAACATACAAGTCAATGCCATTGCCCGCATCTCTGATCGAAAAGGGACGTTGCTCCGTCAAGCGGACATCAAAATCGCCCGTCAGGAACGGTTGCGGCTTGAACAGCTCTCCAAAAACTGCAACTATCTGATCGACCCCTTCATCCGCGACACCGTTATCGATTTTGCCACGCGCGTCTCGCTGAATGCCAGACAAGCGGCCGGTGGCCAGGAACCCGCTGCTTTGATAGAGCCGAGCCAGGCCCCGATAGAAAACTTGAGAGCGCCTTCGGCTTCCATCTCGCCGAATCTTCAATTCAAGGCAACGCTCCTCGACGAAAACAGCAACCTGATCTTTGAAGGGGGCGAGCATATCCGCGTACGCGTGGATATCGTCAACACTGGGACAAGCCTGATCGACCAGGCATCGGCCTCGCTCTCCGGCACGCCGACCATCATTGAACGGTTTCCCGCTTCAACCTTGAAGATTCCACCTCTGCAACCCGGTCAAACGAAATCCCTGGAGTTCATCGCCACCCTGCCCACGACCAAGCAGGCCCATCAGGCCCTGATCCAGGTCACGGTCGCTGAATCGGGAGGAGCCGCGGCGCCGCCCCAATCCCTTTCCTTGACCATTCAACCGGCCGGTACCAACCAGGACGATGTGAACCAAATTCCCGCCCTAGCGCCTGGTTTCCACCGGCCTCAAACCTACCTCGTCTCGATCGGGGTCGGAGCCTATCGCGATCCAAAACTCACGCCACGCCGTTACGCCGCGATGGATGCGGAGACCGTCGCCGCCTATTTTCAATCGCTCGGCGGTGTGCCCTTGCCCAATATCCGGCTGTTGCACGACCAGAAGACTCTCCGCGCCGATCTCCATGAAACATTGTTCGGCTGGCTGCCGACGCACGCGGCCAAGGATGCAATCGTAATTGTCTATTTCTCGGGACAAGCACTGGTGACGCCGACCGGCGACGTCTTGCTCGCTCTTTATGATGGCAGTGCGGCGGACTCGGCCCGCCTCTACCCGCTCAATGATCTGGAATCCGCCTTCGCCAGGCTCAAAGCCAAACAGGTCCTCTTTCTCTTCGACGGCAGGGTGTCCAGACTACGCGGCGAGACTAAAGGGAAGACCGCGGCACCCCGCTGGGAACTCGCCGGAAGCAATACGGTCGGACTGATCGGAGGCGAAGACTTGACGAAGGGACTGGAAGACGACCAGCATCGCCACAGTCTCTTCACCTACTACCTCTTAAAAGGACTCCGAGGAGAGGCCGATACCAACCGCAACGGAACCGTCACATTCGGAGAACTCGCCGGCTACGTGCGCCAAAAAGTCGCCTGGGCGGCGAAATCCCGGTTCAATCAGGAGCAACGGCCCTTGCTGCTTCCCCCGCTCACACCGGACGACCCAGCCGCCTCACTGATCCTGACTGCCCTGCCTTCGCTTAGCTCTTCTGAACGGCCGTAATCCTCTCTCCAATTAGAGTAATACGCAGGTTCAAAGCCATTTGCAGAATGGGAAAACCGATGGTATATTTTATACCATGAAAACAACCATCGATACTGCTGGGCGTTTGGTGATCCCTAAGGAATTGCGGCAAGAAGCAGGACTTCAGCCGGGCACCGAGCTGGAAATCCGTTGGCGACAGGGACTGATTGAAATCGAGCCGACGCCGCTTTCCGTTAAACTGAAGAAACGTGGCCGGTTCCTTGTCGCGATGCCGAATCAGCCGATCGAGCAACTCCCGAAGGAGACCGTCGAGCGGACACGTCGGCAACTCACCCGCGACAGAGCAACCTCCTCCTAACCTCATATGGGTAGCTTTCTCCCCGACACCAGCGTTATGGTCGCCACGGTGTGCACGTGGCATGAGCATCATGAGCGAGCCATTACGGAGATGGAGCACCGACTTATGGAGCGGGAATCCCTGGTCATCGCCACGCCCGCCTTGGTCGAAGCTTACGCCGTACTCACCAGACTCCCGCCGCCTCATCGATTGTCGCCGCAGGACGCGATCGCTCTCATCGAGACCAGCTTTCTCACAGGAGGAGCGCTCGCAGGCTTGGACAACAAAGCCTTTCGTCCGCTGCTCAGAGAGGCAGCCGACCACAACATAGCAGGTGGTCGAACCTATGATTGGGTGATCGCAGCTTGCGCTAAGGCCGCGCGCGTCAAAACCTTACTTACTTTCAATGCGCGGGACTTTCTGAGCTTTCATCTGGACGGCATCGACATTCGCATCCCTTAACCCGCAAACACACGACTGCTCGTCATGTCGTCGACTCAACAGCACAATCGCTGCCCTCCCCATGTTCGGCAGGCCAATCCTCCCGGCACATTCGGGCAACAGCAATAGCCATCGCCCCAATAAGGCAACCCGGAACTCAGCTCAAAGGACATAACCGAAGAGGACTATCATCTTGCGTGGGCTTGGATCATTCCACTGGTATTCTTCGGTAGCGTCAAGAATCGAACCAGCTTTCGCGAGGCGCAATACAAGATCCAGCCACAGTTCCCTTCTCTCATCCTCCGACTTTCCTGCCCTGTCACTGGGTCGCAGACGGGGACGCATCAATCACCGACTGGCTCGGTACAAGCGGATCGTACGGCGGCTCGAAGCCAACGAGAACATTCTTCAATCGCGTCACGTGGACCGACAGCCGGTATACACCGTTCCAGTAGTTCGTCCAGGGGCCATAGCCGCACGTGCCGCCGTCGATCGTGAGTATGGCGCTGCAGGAGTCAACCACAAGGTTGTCCTGCCGTGTTTGCCCGACGGCGAGACCTGCGAGATCCGCGACCGTGTAGACCTTCCGAACGCTGCCGACGCTGTTGAATTCATCGGCTCCACCGCTTAGGCAGTTGCTCGATATGTCACCCTGGCCTCCGGTAATACAGAAGCCGACGCCTTCCAATCTTGTCAGGGATTCCCAGAAAGCCCGCCCGACGCCATCCTTCTCGACCACGGTGAACGTCAACGTGAAGGGAGCCGGATGTCCGGCATCGGCGCAACTCCACTTGCCGTCCTTCACGTCGTCGACGGCGGGCAGAAGGCACGCGTTCTCCGGATCGATCGTGACCTTTTCGTCAGAATCCATGTCGCCAAGACCCTTCTGGATCCAAAGCTCATAGGAGCCAATGCCGCGGACGCCGTCGACATCGGCAATGACGAGGATCTCATCCGAACCAGGCCAATCAAACCCGGTTTCATCCCGAGCTTTCACCTCGGTCAGCTCTACCTTATATCTCGCCTCGTAACGCCAGAGCTTTGCGTCCGCCGATGGGCGTGAATCCGACTGGGCGGTATCCTCCGTAGCCACACCCACCAGACCCGCCCAAAAGACAAATGAAAGACACAGAAAGAACATGCGCATAGGGTCCTCTCAACGAGTTCGTCCGGTCGACGTCAGAGCCGGGCGCAGTGTAGCAGAATTCCAAACGGCAAAATACTGAAGGACGAATTAGGATAGAAGGTCGAAATCTTTAACCAGACCGGCTCTCGAAGAGCCGGAAATTGTCCAGCTACTTAGCTGCCGACTTCGTGCTGGTGGTAAGAGGGACGGAAGCGCGCATACTTCAAATTCTCTATGGAGTCATGAGCTACACCCAGCATCACATTGGGGGAGTTGCCTTTGGGGGGCAAATCTCGAATCATACATGGCGTAGAAATCACAGTCTCCGTTTCCCGTTCGCCCCCGCCACCGCCACTCTCACAACCTCCGGTTTCCCAACGTCATTCACATGCTCTACGTGGAACTGACGTTCGACCTTCCCTCATTTCCATACCTACGGGGAAGACGACGAGTATCGATCGATTCGTTTCCCGCCCAGATCATTACCTTGTGACAAAAAAGAGGGCGGGAAGTTGCCTCCCCGCCCTCTTTTGATCTGTTACCGTTGCGGCAGAGACGATAATTCGCCTCTGCCGCAACTCCATTCTTATTGGTTACTAACCTGCAGCTGAATACTCCCCGTATCAGCCATCACAGGATTGATTGTAACGGTGTATGTGTCTGTTGAAGCCAGTGTGACAGGGTTGAGGGTAAAGCTCGATGCTGAGCTCGTCATCCCGGCTTGCAGAATACCGTTCGGACCATAGAGACTTACGGTCACGTTGCCGAGCTTATTGTTCGTGACCTTGATCGTGGCCTGTTGACTCGTGGTGCCCGAAAACGTATACCGCCCATTCTGGCCGGGGCGGCTGAGCGTGATGGGCCTAGGTGCCGTGTTCATCTTTATTGAATCCGAAACCTCGGTCGAGAGAGTCAACGTCATGTTGCCCGTGTAGCTACCGACCGGATCGACGAGAATCGTGTACGTACCGGTCGTCGGCAAGGGGTCTTGGTCTTCGAGCCCGCCGCCGGCGGTACCGACAGCGGTCGAAGCTAAGATGGTCCCCTCCGATGTCATAAGCGTGACGGAGCTGGATGTAATACTCACGGACGTAAGTCCAAGGTTGACCCATTGCCCGGCCTTGCCGTTAAACGTATAACGAGCCGTCTGGCCCGGCTTGGTGATACTGACCGGCACGGCTGGTCCATCAAGCCCGATCGTGGCGGTGATCGGAGAAGAAAGGGCCAGCGTCATGCTGCCGGTATAGTTGCTGACCGGCACCACAACGATACTGTACGTCCCCGTTACAGGCAAGGCTGTCAAAGGATCGAGACTACCGCCGCTCGGACCGATCGTCGTCGACTCCCACTTGCTGCCGTCCGGCTTCATGATCAATACCGTACTCATGGGAATTGACACCTTGGTCACACCGAGATTGACCCATTGGCCAGCCGTTCCGTTAAACGTATAGCGCGCCCGTTGGCCCGGCACAGTCAAAGCCGGCGTGACCGTCACTTGGTCGGTTATGGTACCGGTCAACTCCGGAGCGTTATAGAGCGCGAGCTTGGCCCTCCCGATATAACTCAGATCCGGATCAACCAGGACAGCATAGGTCCCGGAAGTCGGAAGAGCCTGTCCCGGAATCATGACACCCCCGCCGGCAAATGAGAGCGGCTGGCTCAGGAGAGTCCCATCTGGTTGAATGATTGAGACGGTACCACTTCGAATGGTCACATCGCTCAGCTGCAAACTCACTACTTGCCCGCTGGTACCCGAAAAGGTATACCGAGCGTTCTGCCCTGGTCGGTTGAGGGCAATCGGCACCGCCGGACCGTGAGGCATTATTTCTCCACTCAGCTCGCTTGAAACGTCGACAGTGACACTGCCGGTGTAATCGCCCGCTGGATCGAGCAAGATCGTATAGGCTCCGGTTACCGGCAGTTCGACGAGGTCAATGCTACTGCCGTTTATCTCGCTGGCAGAGATCCAATTACCTGTCGAATCGCCGGTCGTCAGGTAGGATGTGGCGTCTGGAAGAACCTGGGTCTGTGTGGAGAGTGGCCGAGTGCCCATAGTCGCATAATACTGTTTTATCGCGGACTGTTGAGCGCTCACTATGCCGCCATTGGGTTGATACACTGTAACCTTGAACTGCGTAAGGCTGGCGCCGTTAAAACCGATACTGACCCTCTGGCCGGCCGTTCCGTCGAAAAGGAGGACGGCTTTTTTCTTTGCGCTGGTAATGGTGGCTTTGACAGGTTCTCCTCCAACTACAACCTGACCCTTGTATTCGACGTCCTTAGCCGAGACACCAGGCGGTACAGCACTTTCTCCAGCGTAACTCGTACCGGAGTCGGCACTCCACATACCTCCAGCTGATACAAGCGCAAGCGATAACGTAACCACTGCTTCGCGGAACTTCACCCACGGCCATAGGCTGTCCATAGTCGCCCCTCCTATTGATAAAAACCGACGGCTCTTAGTGGTATGTTACCTCGTGTAAGTTGGTATTGAGATGTAGGCTAACGCGCGGACTCTACCCTTTTTTGTGTCCGAGACGCAATCCCCTTAGGCCCCTCTTCACTGATTGCCTGTACGCCCCCCCGACTGAGGGGGATCAGACCAAGGAAGCCCCCTGCGCCTCATTTTTCATAGATATTGGTGAAATATATGGGGTTAGCCAAGCGAACACGAACTCGTCTGGGATGGACAGGCGTGGAGGGGATCGGCTGACAATTAAAGAAGGGTGGAGAATTGCCTCCCCACCCTTCTTCGTTCGACTCACCAGCAGCTTCTCAGCAACTACTCGCCCTTGCAGAAACTCCGCTCATAGTTGATGACCGCCCAGGCTTCTTCTTCCGTGATCGCGGCAGGGATCAAGGACACCATCCCCGTTCCGGGGCTGCCGTTCTTAATGACCCAGAAGAGTTCGCCGTCTTTCCGCTTCTTGTGAAACTTGCAGTTGGTGAAATCCCGCGGGCTTGGATTCAGGATTTTCCCGGCTTCACCCTGACCATCCCCGAGCTTACCATGACAATTGAAGCACGTGCCCTTCCCCTCGTAAATCGCCTTGCCTTTGGCAAGACTCTCCGGAGAAGACGCGACAGGATTTTTCATGGCTTTCGCATCCGCCATCTGATCCGGCGGAACGCGAGGCTTCAACGGCTCTTTTTCTTCAGCCCCCACGACTGAGACCGAGAGCACCATCACTGCTGCAGCGAAACCTAAACACTTGGACAGATACCCCATTACACGTCCTCCTTTGTGTTGAACCCACCGAGCCCGATTGACACTTCGGGCCGCCGACTCGTTTTCGCAATTATCAAGATCCAGGTAAAGCGCTAAACTATACCTATGCCTTTCAATTCCTGTCAAGAAAACATCCCCCGCCTTTCTCTGTCACCCACATCCGCTTCTTCTTACCTGGGGAAGATCAAGCCTCATGCCAGGATGGGCTCAAGAACGAGGCGAGAAAATGTTGGCATTTACGTGGTTCACCATACGCTCATCCCGTATTTCCATCGAGTTTGTGACACCTTTGCGCCTCACCACGCCCTCAGTGCCCCACCAACAGCGGCGATAAACGGAGCATGCTTCACTGACGGGAAACAGGCATGGACGCAATAGGCGGGACGAAGAGCTACCGCTTCAACACGATGTCGCGGGCGACTTTGCCGCTCGGACCGAAGGGCTTTTGAGGTTTGCCGTTTAATTCGGCCTTGACTCCACCGGCGTTCCCAAGGGTCAAGATGAATTGGTCCTGTCCCTTCCAGTGGGCTTTTTCACCAGGCCGTAGCAACGATTCCTGAGGACTTCCGTTATCAATCTGTACCACGACCCAGCTCAACTCTGTCGCTTCCAAATCCAATGCCAGCTGGCCATCCCCAACACTCTCCGTGGCGTTCAGCGCAATGCCAGCTAACGGGCCGTCGCTGCCGGGAGAAGCCGTCGAAACCGTTTCCGCCTCTGATCTCACGGCTACGCCGGCGGGTGTGACAGATTCCTGTCTCGGCGGGGCTTCGGTCGTGGTCTTCACCGTTCCGGAAGGCGTCTCGATCGGTTTCAGCACCTCGGCAGTATGTTCGGGCTCACGGGTTGTTGGGGCCGGCATCTCTTTTGCCGTTTGAGTCGTGCGTTTCGTCGTCGGACCTTGCTCGGCAGCCCCACGTCGAAAGACCGACGATTGTTCTCTGCTGAGGAGAAAGATCAGCGTCAGGACGGCGATACTGATGGCAATCGTCACCGCTTTCCGATTGGACTGGCGTTTCCGGTCTTCTTCAATCTGTCGCACCTTGAGCCGTTCACGTTCGTCCTGTTTCTCGTAAAACGAGCCGGCAGATTGAATAAACCGGTGAATCGCATCTTCCTCATCCAAGCCCAGCGATCGGGCGTAGGAACGGACAAACCCCTTGGCAAAGACTTGGTCGGGCAACTTGGCGAAATTCCCGTCCTCGAGCGCCTTGACGAAATCCGTGCGAATGCGGGTTTTTGAGGCCACCTCATCAACCGTCAACCCTTTCGTCTCCCGGACTTGCCTGAAAAATTCGCCGACCGACTCCATAAGTCTCCTACTTCACTCGCGTCAAGAGGTCCGCTGCAGCCGCCGCCGACTCTCCACCACCCTTATCCAAGGTGGCCACTTTTTTCAGAATATCACGGGCTCTGGCCGTATAGCCCATTTTATAGTACACCCGACCGAGCTCAAGATGAGTCATTGCGGGTGGAACACTGGGAGGACTCGCGGACACGGCGTCTTCCAACGCCTCCATCGAGCCCTGAAGATCGCCCTGGTGTGCGAGCGCACGGCCGAGATGGAACCGAGCGAGGTCGGGTGTCGGATAAAGAGGATTCGCCAGGGCCAGCCGGTAGGATTGAATCGCCTCCTCCCACCGATCCTGATTGGCCAAAACTTGTCCCAGATACGTATGCGCTTCGGAGTAGGTTTCATCGGTTTTAATCGCCGCGCGAAATTGCTCTTCCGCGTGGGATAATTTGCCTTGCAGCGCATACACGTGTCCCAGAGCGTACCGTGCCTCTTTATTGGCCGGATCCAACTGCACGGCCTTCTGGAACGAGACGAAGGCCTTTTGACGATCTCCCGGAAGGCTGGCGACACCCTCTTGATAATGCCCTTGCGATTTTTGCACCAGGTCTTTGTCGGTCGCACACCCTCCCAATACACTCAGGAGTCCGACACAGATCAGCGGGGGATAGGCTCGCCACCGACCAAAGGACCGATCGCATCCGGTCATCGAACATCCTCAAAGTGCGTGAGCCGCTTAAACTCGGTGAACCGAGCCTGAATCTCTTTGTAATCCAGGATTCGTAATCGGTCAAGACTA
Protein-coding regions in this window:
- a CDS encoding caspase family protein; amino-acid sequence: MITIGHAVISTKRLHHTRHVRLVTGAGIACLLLLAACVKPLELPPLGDPLPASAKLDIAPSIKDLTIRYSDSCGQLQEIPLGDRLQEAVREGIRRTFTTTVDDGTDDTTTPDYSIHVDLVDSSFDLNKEALYDRAPANIQVNAIARISDRKGTLLRQADIKIARQERLRLEQLSKNCNYLIDPFIRDTVIDFATRVSLNARQAAGGQEPAALIEPSQAPIENLRAPSASISPNLQFKATLLDENSNLIFEGGEHIRVRVDIVNTGTSLIDQASASLSGTPTIIERFPASTLKIPPLQPGQTKSLEFIATLPTTKQAHQALIQVTVAESGGAAAPPQSLSLTIQPAGTNQDDVNQIPALAPGFHRPQTYLVSIGVGAYRDPKLTPRRYAAMDAETVAAYFQSLGGVPLPNIRLLHDQKTLRADLHETLFGWLPTHAAKDAIVIVYFSGQALVTPTGDVLLALYDGSAADSARLYPLNDLESAFARLKAKQVLFLFDGRVSRLRGETKGKTAAPRWELAGSNTVGLIGGEDLTKGLEDDQHRHSLFTYYLLKGLRGEADTNRNGTVTFGELAGYVRQKVAWAAKSRFNQEQRPLLLPPLTPDDPAASLILTALPSLSSSERP
- a CDS encoding AbrB/MazE/SpoVT family DNA-binding domain-containing protein — translated: MKTTIDTAGRLVIPKELRQEAGLQPGTELEIRWRQGLIEIEPTPLSVKLKKRGRFLVAMPNQPIEQLPKETVERTRRQLTRDRATSS
- a CDS encoding PIN domain-containing protein produces the protein MGSFLPDTSVMVATVCTWHEHHERAITEMEHRLMERESLVIATPALVEAYAVLTRLPPPHRLSPQDAIALIETSFLTGGALAGLDNKAFRPLLREAADHNIAGGRTYDWVIAACAKAARVKTLLTFNARDFLSFHLDGIDIRIP
- a CDS encoding c-type cytochrome, whose product is MGYLSKCLGFAAAVMVLSVSVVGAEEKEPLKPRVPPDQMADAKAMKNPVASSPESLAKGKAIYEGKGTCFNCHGKLGDGQGEAGKILNPSPRDFTNCKFHKKRKDGELFWVIKNGSPGTGMVSLIPAAITEEEAWAVINYERSFCKGE
- a CDS encoding helix-turn-helix domain-containing protein, with the protein product MESVGEFFRQVRETKGLTVDEVASKTRIRTDFVKALEDGNFAKLPDQVFAKGFVRSYARSLGLDEEDAIHRFIQSAGSFYEKQDERERLKVRQIEEDRKRQSNRKAVTIAISIAVLTLIFLLSREQSSVFRRGAAEQGPTTKRTTQTAKEMPAPTTREPEHTAEVLKPIETPSGTVKTTTEAPPRQESVTPAGVAVRSEAETVSTASPGSDGPLAGIALNATESVGDGQLALDLEATELSWVVVQIDNGSPQESLLRPGEKAHWKGQDQFILTLGNAGGVKAELNGKPQKPFGPSGKVARDIVLKR
- a CDS encoding tetratricopeptide repeat protein, encoding MTGCDRSFGRWRAYPPLICVGLLSVLGGCATDKDLVQKSQGHYQEGVASLPGDRQKAFVSFQKAVQLDPANKEARYALGHVYALQGKLSHAEEQFRAAIKTDETYSEAHTYLGQVLANQDRWEEAIQSYRLALANPLYPTPDLARFHLGRALAHQGDLQGSMEALEDAVSASPPSVPPAMTHLELGRVYYKMGYTARARDILKKVATLDKGGGESAAAAADLLTRVK